A stretch of [Clostridium] innocuum DNA encodes these proteins:
- a CDS encoding type II toxin-antitoxin system RelB/DinJ family antitoxin produces the protein MAAKSENHYARIEPEVKEQAEGILSALGIPASNAINMFYKQIILHRGLPFEVKIPSARPLDMSILSEEQINEELEKGYVDMKTGRTKSASKIFEDIRKDYNL, from the coding sequence ATGGCAGCAAAATCAGAAAATCACTATGCCAGAATTGAACCGGAGGTAAAGGAGCAGGCAGAGGGAATACTTTCTGCTCTTGGCATTCCTGCATCAAATGCAATTAACATGTTTTATAAACAAATTATACTTCACAGAGGATTACCGTTTGAGGTCAAAATCCCCTCTGCAAGACCATTAGATATGAGCATTTTATCAGAAGAACAGATAAATGAAGAATTAGAGAAAGGTTATGTGGACATGAAAACTGGCCGTACAAAGTCAGCAAGTAAGATATTTGAAGATATCCGCAAGGATTATAATTTATGA
- a CDS encoding recombinase family protein has protein sequence MSKEKIKVYLYTRVSTSIQIDGYSLEAQKSRMKAFALYNDYEIVGEYEDAGKSGKSIEGRVQFTRMMEDIKSGKDGVSFVLVFKLSRFARNAADVLSTLQIMQDFGVNLICVEDGIDSSKDAGKLMISVLSAVAEIERENIRVQTMEGRIQKAKEGKWNGGFAPYGYQLIDGKLIINEEEAIAIRTIFDQYVNTSIGANGLSKYLENHGIRKIPRQNGKNPLFDAGLIRKILKNPVYNGKIAFGRRTLEKVHGTRNEYRQVEQDDYLVAEGIHEAIIPDELWQAAQVKLKAQAKKYEHVNKGKNMRTHLLSGIVKCPICGAGMFGNKSIKYKKDGTKYKDFYYYGCKHRLMNRGHKCTYNKQIREELLDDAVAEVIIKLVSNPKFASMIQEKINMKVDTSAIENEIDNYQNELRKSHSTKYKLIEEIDNLDVEDKHYKRRKNDLDDRLYRMYDKIEELESQLIEAKAKKETIEVEKLTGDNIYKVLIYFDKLYKVMNDVERRQLIEALISEIQIYEEKQPNGQWLKSITFKLPIIDEDLNISLENDEQVECVCLLVRK, from the coding sequence TTGCTCTCTATAATGATTATGAGATTGTTGGTGAATACGAAGATGCAGGTAAGTCTGGAAAATCTATAGAAGGTAGAGTTCAGTTTACTCGTATGATGGAAGATATAAAATCCGGAAAGGATGGAGTGTCTTTCGTTCTTGTATTTAAACTATCGAGATTTGCAAGAAATGCTGCTGATGTACTTTCGACTTTACAAATAATGCAGGATTTTGGAGTAAATCTTATTTGCGTTGAAGATGGAATTGATTCATCTAAAGATGCGGGTAAATTGATGATTTCTGTTTTATCGGCAGTGGCTGAAATAGAAAGAGAAAACATTCGTGTCCAAACAATGGAAGGTCGCATTCAAAAGGCAAAAGAGGGTAAATGGAATGGTGGATTTGCTCCGTATGGTTATCAACTTATTGATGGGAAATTGATAATAAATGAGGAAGAAGCAATTGCAATAAGAACTATTTTTGATCAATATGTAAATACAAGTATTGGAGCTAATGGTCTTTCTAAATATTTAGAAAATCATGGTATAAGGAAAATACCAAGACAAAATGGGAAAAATCCATTGTTTGACGCAGGTCTTATAAGAAAAATATTAAAGAATCCTGTGTATAACGGGAAAATAGCATTTGGAAGAAGAACTTTAGAAAAAGTTCATGGTACAAGGAATGAATACAGACAAGTAGAGCAGGACGATTATTTAGTAGCAGAAGGCATTCATGAAGCAATAATCCCAGATGAATTGTGGCAGGCTGCACAAGTTAAACTGAAAGCACAAGCTAAAAAGTATGAACATGTAAATAAGGGCAAGAACATGAGGACACACTTATTATCAGGAATAGTAAAGTGTCCGATATGTGGAGCTGGAATGTTTGGGAATAAATCTATAAAATATAAAAAAGATGGGACGAAGTATAAAGACTTCTATTACTATGGTTGTAAGCATAGACTTATGAATAGAGGACATAAATGTACCTATAATAAACAAATTAGAGAAGAATTGTTAGATGATGCCGTTGCTGAGGTAATAATCAAGTTAGTAAGCAACCCTAAATTTGCATCTATGATACAAGAAAAAATTAACATGAAGGTTGATACATCTGCTATTGAAAATGAGATAGATAATTACCAAAATGAACTAAGAAAAAGTCATTCTACAAAGTATAAGCTTATTGAGGAAATAGATAATTTAGATGTAGAGGATAAACATTATAAGAGAAGAAAAAATGATTTAGATGATAGGCTTTATCGTATGTACGATAAAATTGAGGAATTAGAAAGTCAGTTAATAGAAGCTAAAGCAAAAAAAGAAACGATAGAGGTTGAGAAACTTACTGGTGATAACATATATAAAGTATTGATTTATTTTGACAAGCTTTATAAAGTCATGAACGATGTTGAACGCAGGCAGTTAATAGAAGCACTCATTTCAGAAATTCAAATTTATGAAGAAAAGCAGCCTAATGGACAATGGCTAAAATCCATTACTTTTAAGCTACCTATCATTGATGAAGATCTTAATATAAGTTTGGAAAATGATGAGCAAGTTGAATGCGTGTGTCTGCTAGTAAGAAAATGA
- a CDS encoding DUF4062 domain-containing protein — protein sequence MSSTYEDLKTERQTAISCLLDMNCISVGMEQLPASSLSQWEYIKKMIDMSDYYLLIVAVKYGSIDPEENISYTEKEYRYAVAKKMPTLAFLHQNIDLLPVIKMGATDEERERVRNFHSTVKDAGRLVDFYFNEVELKYKIAMAIPEIINDVPMSGWVRADQAEQAIATAKDSSGIQDLQNQLKEIQNSILEKVEQTQMKWEPISEEEIDVMFNAEKEEVRIPILSEEAKQLLIEASKDAASQILVIDSLEGTDIQTNNKIMNIDKIGKSVANMESSCGGTSKQSVDNGGW from the coding sequence ATAAGTTCTACATATGAAGATTTGAAGACAGAGAGACAAACAGCAATAAGTTGCTTGCTTGATATGAATTGTATTTCAGTAGGAATGGAGCAACTTCCAGCAAGTTCATTGAGTCAATGGGAATACATTAAAAAGATGATTGATATGAGCGATTATTATCTTTTGATTGTAGCAGTGAAATATGGTTCTATTGATCCTGAGGAAAATATAAGTTATACAGAAAAAGAATATAGGTATGCTGTCGCTAAGAAAATGCCTACATTAGCATTTTTACATCAAAATATTGATTTGCTTCCTGTGATTAAAATGGGAGCAACAGATGAAGAAAGAGAAAGAGTAAGGAATTTTCATAGTACCGTTAAAGATGCGGGAAGGTTAGTAGATTTCTATTTTAATGAAGTAGAATTAAAGTACAAGATTGCTATGGCAATACCTGAAATTATAAATGATGTACCTATGTCTGGATGGGTAAGGGCTGATCAGGCAGAGCAGGCAATTGCGACAGCGAAAGATTCTAGTGGAATTCAAGATTTGCAAAATCAATTAAAAGAAATACAAAATTCTATTTTGGAAAAAGTTGAACAAACACAAATGAAATGGGAACCTATTTCTGAAGAAGAAATAGATGTGATGTTTAATGCAGAAAAAGAAGAAGTGAGAATACCAATATTATCAGAGGAAGCAAAGCAGCTTTTAATTGAGGCATCAAAAGATGCTGCCAGTCAAATATTAGTAATTGATTCGCTTGAAGGAACAGACATACAAACAAATAATAAGATAATGAATATTGATAAGATTGGTAAGTCTGTTGCCAATATGGAAAGCAGCTGTGGAGGAACTTCGAAACAATCAGTTGATAATGGCGGTTGGTAA